The following proteins are encoded in a genomic region of Enterocloster clostridioformis:
- the asnB gene encoding asparagine synthase (glutamine-hydrolyzing) — protein sequence MCGIAGFYNPHDHYLKEKEHYESVLRAMAERLRHRGPDDAGQWLWEHGGLSHARLSIIDLAGGHQPMVKSGSRQTFAIVYNGELYNTDELRRELMAAGCSFQSSSDTEVILAGYMEYGPDFVKRLNGIFAFAVMDTAHNRLCLFRDRAGVKPLFYTARDEELIFSSELKGILAYPGIKARLDRRGLNEVFSIGPARTYGCGVLKDMEELLPGHYLICGPDGIRQHSYWKLVSRPHEDSYERTIEKTSFLVEDSVRRQMVSDVPICTFLSGGVDSSLVSAICAKELKKQGKRLTTFSFDFVDNDKFFRANPFQPSRDRPYVDQMVRFLDSDHHYLECGNLTQADRLFDSVLAHDLPAMGDIDSSMLQFCSMVREHNKVALTGECADEIFGGYPWFHKKECFEAHTFPWTMDLSPRKSLLDDSFLEYLDMDRYVLDTYERSVAETPVLAEDSPEEARRREIAWLNLRWFMQTLLNRMDRTSMYSGLEARVPFADHRIIEYVWNVPWDMKTRDGLVKNLLRQSGKGLLPDEILFRKKSPYPKTYDTAYEKLLADRVREMMDDSHSPVMDFLDRKKLVRFLTSPSDYGKPWYGQLMAGPQMLAYILQVNFWLKTYDIEVVG from the coding sequence ATGTGCGGAATTGCCGGTTTTTATAACCCTCATGACCATTACCTGAAAGAAAAAGAACACTATGAATCTGTCCTGCGGGCCATGGCAGAACGCTTGCGGCACCGGGGCCCCGATGACGCCGGACAATGGCTTTGGGAACACGGCGGCCTGTCCCATGCCCGCCTGTCCATCATTGATCTGGCCGGAGGTCACCAGCCCATGGTGAAATCAGGCTCCAGACAGACCTTTGCCATTGTCTACAACGGGGAACTGTACAATACCGATGAACTGCGCCGGGAGCTCATGGCCGCGGGCTGCTCCTTCCAGAGCTCCAGCGACACGGAGGTCATACTGGCAGGCTACATGGAATACGGCCCTGACTTTGTAAAGCGCCTGAACGGCATCTTTGCCTTTGCCGTCATGGACACGGCCCATAACCGTCTGTGCCTGTTCCGGGACCGGGCCGGGGTAAAACCGCTGTTCTATACGGCGAGGGACGAAGAACTCATATTTTCATCCGAGCTCAAAGGAATCCTGGCCTATCCGGGCATCAAAGCCCGGTTGGACCGCAGGGGATTAAATGAAGTGTTCTCCATCGGACCTGCCAGGACCTACGGCTGCGGCGTTCTAAAGGACATGGAGGAGCTGCTCCCGGGACATTACCTCATATGCGGCCCGGATGGAATCCGCCAGCATAGTTATTGGAAGCTGGTCAGCCGTCCCCATGAGGACAGCTATGAAAGGACCATTGAGAAAACGTCTTTTCTGGTGGAGGATTCCGTGCGCAGGCAGATGGTTTCAGATGTGCCCATCTGTACCTTCCTTTCAGGCGGCGTGGACTCCAGCCTGGTATCTGCCATCTGCGCAAAAGAACTGAAAAAACAGGGAAAGCGCCTTACCACCTTCTCCTTTGACTTTGTGGACAACGATAAATTCTTCCGGGCCAACCCCTTCCAGCCCTCCCGGGACCGCCCCTACGTGGACCAGATGGTAAGATTCCTGGATTCCGACCATCATTACCTTGAATGCGGCAACCTGACCCAGGCCGACCGTCTCTTTGATTCCGTCCTGGCCCATGATCTGCCGGCCATGGGGGACATTGATTCCTCCATGCTCCAGTTCTGCTCCATGGTCAGGGAACACAACAAGGTAGCCCTGACCGGCGAATGCGCCGACGAAATATTCGGCGGCTACCCCTGGTTCCATAAAAAGGAATGCTTTGAGGCCCACACGTTCCCGTGGACCATGGACCTGTCCCCCAGAAAATCCCTGCTGGATGACAGCTTCTTAGAGTATCTGGACATGGACCGGTATGTGCTGGATACCTATGAGCGCTCTGTGGCAGAGACCCCTGTGCTGGCAGAGGATTCCCCGGAGGAAGCCAGACGCCGGGAAATTGCCTGGCTGAACCTGCGCTGGTTCATGCAGACCCTTCTCAACCGCATGGACCGCACCAGCATGTATTCCGGCCTGGAAGCAAGAGTTCCCTTTGCGGACCACCGAATCATTGAATACGTCTGGAACGTGCCCTGGGACATGAAAACAAGGGACGGACTGGTAAAGAACCTGCTCCGCCAGTCGGGAAAAGGACTTCTCCCGGATGAAATACTGTTCCGGAAAAAGTCCCCCTATCCTAAAACCTATGATACCGCCTATGAGAAACTGCTTGCAGACCGTGTAAGGGAAATGATGGACGACAGCCATTCACCTGTAATGGATTTCCTGGACCGGAAAAAACTGGTCCGCTTCCTCACCAGCCCCTCTGATTACGGAAAACCCTGGTACGGCCAGCTCATGGCCGGTCCCCAGATGCTGGCCTATATCCTCCAGGTCAACTTCTGGCTGAAAACCTATGACATTGAAGTGGTGGGCTAG
- a CDS encoding GGDEF domain-containing protein → MGEGTEDRRQVCGKRVVQEPGLEKEYAQPLLTLFDELLAWDPASGDSRIIFYTEGRSRLRENRTEREFRAFAWSRVHPRECRQFLAFFSSVHMKELSASRHPDKLVYRQRTAEGDYVWVEAVAIAAGNGGTILCYVRDMEKEEQKRYMQEQIIDRYVYRNCDFFLCLDGGTGYYEMLQKNDSRIQGQMPSSGNYNQELEACVRKYAVPEDRDLLLEKASMGNVLDALEREGELMISYGEKSTDGRYARKLLHYAYFDRQERRILLMRQDITAEYLEQRRQKKRLSDALLHARIDSLTGLYNRQAVNAKINTALREAAVMPPSVLLFIDLDNFKTVNDTLGHRYGDKVLCSVAECFRQVLRTSDIIGRVGGDEFVAFLSGVTSVGEAGECAGRLCQAVSRIPDLELKGCGLSCSIGGAVCPRDGRDYDSLLIKADIAVYEAKRRGKNQFAFYEPDMKPHS, encoded by the coding sequence ATGGGTGAAGGGACAGAAGACAGAAGGCAGGTGTGCGGGAAACGCGTGGTGCAGGAACCGGGGCTTGAAAAGGAATATGCACAGCCGCTTCTGACATTATTTGACGAACTGCTGGCCTGGGACCCGGCATCAGGGGACAGCCGGATTATATTTTACACAGAGGGCAGAAGCCGGCTGCGGGAGAACCGTACAGAGCGGGAATTCAGGGCATTTGCCTGGAGCCGTGTACATCCCCGGGAGTGCAGGCAGTTCCTGGCATTTTTCAGCTCCGTGCACATGAAAGAGCTTTCAGCGAGCAGACATCCCGATAAGCTGGTCTACCGGCAGAGGACGGCGGAGGGTGACTATGTGTGGGTGGAGGCGGTGGCCATAGCAGCCGGTAACGGCGGCACCATCCTGTGCTATGTCCGTGATATGGAAAAGGAAGAACAGAAGCGGTACATGCAGGAACAGATTATCGACCGGTACGTGTACAGAAACTGCGATTTTTTCCTGTGTCTGGACGGGGGCACGGGTTATTATGAAATGTTGCAGAAAAATGACAGCCGTATACAGGGGCAGATGCCTTCTTCAGGAAATTATAATCAGGAACTGGAAGCCTGCGTCAGGAAGTATGCGGTGCCTGAGGACAGGGACCTGCTTTTGGAGAAAGCGTCCATGGGAAATGTCCTGGATGCCTTGGAACGGGAAGGCGAGCTGATGATATCTTATGGGGAAAAAAGCACGGACGGCCGGTATGCCCGCAAATTGCTGCACTATGCATACTTTGACAGGCAGGAGCGCAGGATTCTTCTTATGCGGCAGGATATCACGGCAGAGTACCTGGAGCAGCGCAGGCAGAAGAAGCGCCTCAGCGACGCGCTCCTTCATGCAAGGATTGATTCTCTTACAGGCCTGTATAACCGCCAGGCAGTGAATGCCAAGATCAACACAGCCCTGAGGGAGGCCGCGGTGATGCCGCCTTCTGTGCTGCTTTTTATCGATTTGGATAATTTTAAGACAGTGAACGATACCCTTGGCCACCGGTACGGGGATAAGGTGCTGTGCTCTGTGGCGGAGTGTTTCCGCCAGGTCCTCCGGACTTCCGACATAATCGGAAGGGTGGGAGGCGACGAGTTCGTGGCCTTTTTATCGGGCGTCACGTCCGTTGGTGAGGCAGGCGAATGCGCGGGACGCCTGTGCCAGGCAGTGAGCCGCATACCGGATTTAGAACTGAAGGGCTGCGGGCTCTCCTGCAGCATCGGAGGGGCTGTGTGCCCGAGGGACGGAAGGGATTACGATTCCCTTCTCATTAAGGCGGATATAGCTGTCTATGAAGCCAAGCGCCGGGGTAAGAATCAGTTCGCGTTTTACGAGCCTGATATGAAGCCTCACTCCTAG
- a CDS encoding helix-turn-helix transcriptional regulator — MHDYVKTLGTVIRKAREEQGMSQASLAEKLGIDVRTIINIENFRGNPKFEVLYPLVTTLRIPADRIFYPETDSMGNSKQQLFWELHSLSEKEALELLPVIRCLAEIMRKHGSENP; from the coding sequence ATGCATGACTACGTTAAAACTTTAGGTACGGTCATCCGAAAGGCCCGCGAAGAGCAGGGAATGTCCCAGGCTTCCCTGGCTGAGAAGCTGGGCATAGATGTCCGTACCATTATTAATATAGAAAATTTCCGTGGAAACCCCAAATTTGAGGTGCTTTATCCTCTGGTAACCACTTTGAGAATTCCCGCTGACCGTATCTTTTACCCTGAAACCGACTCCATGGGCAACAGCAAGCAGCAGTTGTTCTGGGAACTCCACAGTCTGAGTGAAAAGGAAGCCCTGGAGCTTCTTCCCGTCATACGCTGTCTGGCTGAAATTATGCGCAAACACGGGTCAGAGAACCCATAA
- a CDS encoding cupin domain-containing protein: MIRRKDEMEAVAKHEVQKGMGDVTFHTFMTKEEAYGSGRTFARVVFEPGTSIGIHEHQGEFEGYYVLKGQALVTDNGVESVLNPGDYHMCKDGDSHGIACYGDGTMEIIALIINVPA; the protein is encoded by the coding sequence ATGATTAGAAGAAAAGACGAGATGGAGGCCGTTGCCAAGCACGAGGTGCAGAAGGGGATGGGAGATGTGACCTTCCACACCTTCATGACAAAGGAGGAGGCTTACGGTTCGGGAAGGACCTTCGCCAGGGTCGTGTTTGAGCCGGGCACATCCATTGGGATACATGAGCATCAAGGAGAGTTTGAGGGATATTATGTGCTGAAGGGACAGGCCCTGGTAACGGATAACGGCGTGGAATCCGTGCTGAATCCCGGAGATTACCACATGTGCAAGGATGGGGACAGCCACGGCATTGCCTGTTACGGGGACGGGACCATGGAAATCATTGCACTTATCATCAATGTTCCGGCATAG
- a CDS encoding FprA family A-type flavoprotein, whose protein sequence is MYCVKRINDDLFWVGGTDRRLALFENAYPIPRGVSYNAYLLLDEKTVLFDTVDRAITEQFFENIDALLKGRALDYVVVNHMEPDHCATLGEIVLRYPGVQVVCNPKTIPIIKQFYNFDIDSRAIVVKENDTLCTGRHTFTFLMAPMVHWPEVMVTYDTTDKTLFSADAFGTFGAMNGNLFADEVNFERDWLDDARRYYTNIVGKYGPSVQTLLKKASGLDIRTLCPLHGPVWREDISWYVDKYLTWSSYEPEEKAVMIAYGSIYGNTENAANILACKLAERGIRNIAMYDASSTHPSTIISEAFRCSHLVFASATYNGGIFSSMEHVLMDLKAHNLQNRTVALMENGSWGVLSGKQMKEIIGSMKNMTILEQMVTVKSSLKESQMEELDSMADAIAESMK, encoded by the coding sequence ATGTACTGTGTAAAGCGCATCAATGATGATTTGTTCTGGGTTGGCGGTACAGACCGGAGGCTGGCCTTATTTGAGAACGCGTATCCTATTCCGCGGGGGGTTTCCTACAATGCTTATCTTCTGCTGGATGAGAAGACTGTGCTGTTTGACACGGTGGACCGGGCAATCACGGAGCAGTTTTTTGAGAACATAGACGCACTGTTAAAGGGACGAGCCTTAGATTACGTGGTGGTAAACCACATGGAGCCGGACCACTGCGCCACCCTTGGAGAGATTGTGCTGCGGTATCCGGGGGTACAGGTTGTGTGCAACCCCAAAACCATTCCGATTATCAAACAGTTCTATAATTTTGACATTGATTCCAGAGCCATTGTGGTCAAGGAAAATGATACTCTTTGCACGGGGCGGCATACATTTACCTTCCTCATGGCGCCCATGGTACACTGGCCGGAGGTTATGGTAACCTATGATACCACGGACAAGACCCTGTTCTCCGCGGATGCCTTTGGCACCTTCGGGGCCATGAACGGCAACCTGTTTGCGGATGAGGTGAATTTTGAGAGAGACTGGCTGGACGATGCCAGACGGTATTATACCAATATCGTGGGCAAGTACGGGCCTTCCGTGCAGACCCTGTTAAAGAAAGCGTCAGGCCTGGACATCCGTACCCTGTGCCCGCTTCACGGCCCGGTATGGCGCGAGGATATAAGCTGGTACGTGGACAAGTATCTGACCTGGAGCAGCTATGAGCCGGAGGAAAAGGCCGTGATGATTGCCTATGGTTCCATCTACGGCAACACGGAGAACGCAGCCAATATCCTGGCCTGCAAACTGGCGGAGAGGGGAATCAGGAACATTGCCATGTATGACGCCTCCTCCACCCATCCTTCCACTATTATCTCGGAGGCATTCCGCTGCAGCCATCTGGTGTTTGCGTCAGCCACCTATAACGGAGGCATCTTCAGCAGCATGGAGCATGTGCTCATGGATCTGAAGGCCCATAACCTGCAGAACAGGACCGTGGCCCTGATGGAAAACGGCTCCTGGGGCGTGCTGTCAGGAAAGCAGATGAAGGAAATCATCGGCTCCATGAAGAATATGACCATTCTGGAACAGATGGTGACAGTAAAATCATCTCTTAAGGAATCCCAGATGGAAGAACTGGATTCCATGGCGGATGCCATTGCGGAATCCATGAAATAG
- the asrC gene encoding sulfite reductase subunit C: MNHDIDIKKVRINCFRQSKVAGEFMLQMRVPGAMIEAKHLKLVQDLCERFGNGTFHLGTRQTFDIPGVKYENIEEVNKYIKSYIHDVDVEMCGVDMDVTDYGYPTIGARNIMSCIGNAHCIKGNANTYELARKIERLVFPSHYHIKVAVAGCPNDCVKANFNDFGIMGINKQVYDIDRCIGCGSCVDACRHHATGVLSLNRNGKIDKDTCCCVGCGECSLICPTGAWTRGDKKLYRVTLGGRTGKQNPRAGKLFLNWVTEDVILGMFANWQKFSAWALDYKPEYLHGGHLIDRVGYKEFVKHIFEGVEFNPEAKMADDIFWAENEQRGNMHVMPLSEHKHAGPQEPAKKQA; this comes from the coding sequence ATGAATCATGATATTGATATAAAAAAGGTAAGAATCAACTGTTTCAGACAGTCCAAGGTGGCGGGGGAGTTCATGCTGCAGATGCGTGTGCCGGGAGCCATGATTGAGGCAAAACACTTAAAGCTGGTGCAGGATCTCTGTGAGCGCTTTGGCAACGGCACCTTTCATCTGGGCACCAGGCAGACCTTTGACATACCCGGTGTAAAGTATGAGAATATAGAGGAAGTAAATAAGTACATCAAGTCATATATCCATGACGTGGACGTGGAGATGTGCGGCGTGGACATGGATGTGACGGATTACGGCTACCCCACCATCGGCGCCAGGAATATCATGTCCTGTATCGGAAACGCCCACTGCATCAAGGGCAATGCGAATACATACGAGCTGGCCAGGAAGATTGAACGCCTGGTGTTCCCGTCCCATTACCATATCAAGGTGGCTGTGGCCGGATGTCCCAACGACTGTGTTAAGGCTAACTTCAATGATTTCGGCATCATGGGCATCAACAAGCAGGTATATGACATTGATCGCTGCATTGGCTGCGGTTCCTGCGTGGACGCCTGCAGGCATCATGCCACAGGCGTGCTGAGCCTGAACCGGAACGGCAAGATTGACAAGGACACCTGCTGCTGCGTGGGCTGCGGCGAATGTTCCCTGATTTGTCCCACCGGAGCATGGACCAGGGGCGATAAGAAGCTGTACCGCGTAACCCTGGGAGGACGTACGGGCAAGCAGAATCCAAGAGCAGGCAAGCTGTTCCTTAACTGGGTTACGGAGGATGTGATCCTGGGCATGTTTGCCAACTGGCAGAAGTTTTCCGCCTGGGCTCTGGATTACAAGCCGGAGTATCTCCACGGCGGCCATCTGATTGACCGTGTGGGCTATAAGGAATTCGTAAAACATATCTTTGAAGGAGTGGAGTTTAATCCTGAGGCAAAGATGGCGGATGATATTTTCTGGGCTGAGAATGAGCAGAGAGGAAACATGCATGTGATGCCGCTGTCTGAGCATAAGCACGCAGGCCCCCAGGAGCCGGCAAAAAAGCAGGCATAG
- the asrB gene encoding anaerobic sulfite reductase subunit AsrB has protein sequence MNNIVKPVACKIREVRRESLHEYTFRVETDIRPSHGQFLQLSIPKVGEAPISVSSFGDGWMDFTIRSVGKVTDEIFEKQPGDILFLRGAYGKGWPVEQFQGKHMVVITGGTGLAPVKSMLNMFWNQEDFVKSVHLISGFKNEDGIIFRNDLERWKEKFTTTYALDTDHKDGWETGFVTEFVPGIPFKDFGEDYSVVVVGPPPMMKFTGLEVLNQGVPEEKIWMSFERRMSCAVGKCGHCRIDEVYVCLDGPVFNYTQAKYLVD, from the coding sequence ATGAATAATATAGTGAAGCCAGTGGCATGTAAGATACGCGAGGTAAGGCGGGAGAGCCTTCATGAATATACATTCAGAGTGGAGACGGATATCCGTCCGTCCCACGGACAGTTCCTGCAGCTTTCCATTCCAAAGGTAGGGGAAGCACCCATATCCGTCAGCTCCTTCGGGGACGGCTGGATGGATTTTACCATACGTTCCGTGGGAAAGGTGACGGACGAGATATTTGAGAAGCAGCCGGGCGACATCCTTTTCTTAAGGGGAGCCTACGGCAAAGGATGGCCGGTGGAGCAGTTTCAGGGTAAGCATATGGTGGTCATCACCGGCGGCACCGGGCTGGCGCCTGTAAAGAGCATGCTGAATATGTTCTGGAATCAGGAGGATTTTGTAAAGAGCGTGCACCTGATCAGCGGATTTAAGAATGAGGACGGGATTATTTTTAGGAATGACCTGGAGCGCTGGAAGGAGAAGTTCACCACCACCTATGCCCTGGATACGGACCACAAGGATGGCTGGGAGACAGGTTTTGTCACAGAGTTTGTGCCGGGGATTCCCTTTAAGGACTTTGGGGAGGATTACAGCGTTGTGGTGGTAGGACCGCCGCCTATGATGAAGTTTACGGGCCTGGAAGTCCTTAACCAGGGCGTGCCGGAAGAAAAGATATGGATGTCCTTTGAGCGCAGGATGTCATGTGCCGTGGGCAAATGCGGACACTGCCGCATTGATGAGGTGTATGTCTGTCTGGACGGACCTGTGTTTAATTATACCCAGGCCAAGTATCTGGTTGATTAA